The following are from one region of the Methylophilus sp. DW102 genome:
- a CDS encoding diacylglycerol kinase, translating into MQNNTPSGHQESPFKGKTGLRRLINAFGYSMDGFKAAYKHEDAFRQEVWLSLVLIPLAFYLESEALHRILMVGSVLLVMIVELLNSAVEAVVDRVSIERHALAKRAKDIGSAAVLLALINLTVVWGLILFN; encoded by the coding sequence ATGCAAAACAACACCCCTTCAGGTCACCAGGAAAGTCCATTCAAAGGCAAAACCGGCCTCCGGCGCTTGATTAATGCCTTTGGCTACTCCATGGATGGCTTCAAAGCCGCTTACAAGCATGAAGATGCTTTCCGTCAGGAGGTCTGGCTCTCGCTGGTGCTGATTCCACTGGCATTTTACCTGGAGTCTGAAGCCCTGCACCGCATCCTGATGGTGGGCAGTGTGTTACTGGTCATGATTGTGGAGCTGCTGAATTCGGCGGTTGAAGCGGTAGTAGACCGCGTGTCGATTGAACGGCATGCGCTGGCCAAGCGAGCCAAAGATATTGGCAGTGCTGCCGTGTTGTTGGCATTGATCAACTTGACGGTAGTCTGGGGCTTGATTTTATTCAATTAA
- a CDS encoding oxidative damage protection protein, whose translation MARLVQCVKLGKELEGMDFPPYPGELGKKIYMHVSKEAWAGWLKQQTMLVNENRLSLADPSARKYLSEQTEKYFFGEGADVATGYVPPSA comes from the coding sequence ATGGCAAGATTGGTGCAATGTGTGAAACTGGGCAAAGAGCTCGAAGGCATGGATTTTCCGCCTTATCCGGGAGAACTGGGTAAAAAGATTTATATGCATGTGTCTAAAGAAGCTTGGGCAGGCTGGTTAAAACAGCAGACCATGCTGGTCAATGAAAACCGCTTGAGCCTTGCGGACCCGAGTGCACGTAAATATCTATCCGAGCAAACCGAAAAGTACTTTTTTGGCGAAGGCGCAGATGTTGCCACTGGCTATGTGCCTCCTTCTGCCTAG
- the phoU gene encoding phosphate signaling complex protein PhoU, whose translation MQFEHTSKQYDVELESVRAKVLEMGGVVEQQIVNALESLTNADVNLAKDVMERDARVNALEVQVDEDCSHIIARRQPAARDLRMIMMMVKTITDLERIGDEATKIARTAQRIYEQDRMYKPRFNEIKTMVGIVREMLRTALDSFARLDVSQTVEVARQDEQVDEQFRAAMRQLITFMLEDPRTISMSLEVLFVAKAIERIGDHAKNISEYVVYMVKGKDIRHTSLEDIQRETQS comes from the coding sequence ATGCAATTTGAACACACCTCTAAGCAATATGATGTTGAACTGGAGTCCGTCCGGGCTAAGGTTCTGGAAATGGGCGGGGTCGTTGAGCAGCAAATCGTCAATGCACTGGAGTCGCTGACCAACGCGGATGTCAATCTAGCCAAAGACGTCATGGAGCGCGATGCGCGTGTCAACGCTTTAGAGGTGCAGGTGGATGAAGACTGCAGCCATATTATTGCGCGCAGACAACCTGCAGCACGTGATTTGCGCATGATCATGATGATGGTGAAAACCATCACGGATCTGGAGCGGATTGGTGATGAAGCCACTAAAATTGCACGGACTGCCCAGCGTATCTACGAGCAAGACCGGATGTACAAACCACGGTTCAACGAGATCAAAACCATGGTTGGCATTGTGCGTGAAATGCTGCGTACAGCGCTGGATTCATTTGCACGCCTGGATGTCAGCCAGACCGTGGAAGTCGCCAGACAGGATGAGCAGGTGGATGAACAATTCCGCGCCGCCATGCGTCAGTTGATCACATTCATGCTCGAAGATCCACGTACGATCTCGATGTCACTTGAAGTACTGTTTGTGGCAAAAGCCATTGAGCGCATTGGTGACCATGCGAAGAACATCTCGGAGTACGTGGTCTATATGGTCAAAGGCAAAGATATCCGTCATACCAGCCTAGAAGATATTCAGCGCGAGACGCAGTCGTAA
- the rpiA gene encoding ribose-5-phosphate isomerase RpiA — MDKAQQDALKLEVAKAAVNYVKDGIIGVGTGSTANFFIDELAKVKHKITGAVASSEATAQRLRNHGIEVFDLNSVDSMDIYVDGADEITEHMHMLKGGGGALTREKIVAAVAKSFICICDESKFVPVLGKFPLPVEVLPMARSHVARELVKLGGQPQLRDFTTDNGNLILDVHGLSITDPIAMEAKINQIVGVVTNGLFAARPANVLLLATPNGVKTLTK; from the coding sequence ATGGATAAAGCACAACAAGACGCATTGAAACTCGAAGTGGCAAAAGCAGCAGTCAATTATGTCAAGGATGGCATTATTGGTGTGGGCACCGGCTCAACCGCCAACTTTTTTATCGACGAACTGGCCAAAGTCAAACATAAAATCACCGGCGCAGTCGCCAGCTCCGAAGCCACAGCGCAACGCCTGCGTAACCACGGTATCGAGGTCTTTGACTTGAACAGCGTCGACAGCATGGATATTTATGTGGATGGCGCCGATGAAATCACCGAGCACATGCATATGCTCAAAGGCGGCGGCGGTGCATTGACCCGTGAAAAGATCGTGGCAGCTGTGGCCAAATCTTTCATCTGTATCTGCGACGAAAGCAAATTTGTACCCGTATTGGGCAAGTTTCCCCTGCCAGTAGAAGTATTACCAATGGCTCGCAGCCATGTGGCACGTGAACTGGTAAAACTGGGTGGTCAACCCCAATTGCGTGACTTCACGACTGACAACGGCAACTTGATCCTTGATGTGCATGGCTTGAGCATTACAGACCCGATTGCAATGGAAGCCAAGATCAACCAGATCGTAGGGGTGGTGACTAACGGCTTGTTCGCAGCACGCCCGGCCAATGTGTTGCTGCTGGCCACGCCAAACGGCGTTAAAACTCTGACCAAGTAA